A single genomic interval of Koleobacter methoxysyntrophicus harbors:
- the ltrA gene encoding group II intron reverse transcriptase/maturase — MKYYSLIDKVYRIENLKKAYGAVKANNGAPGVDGQTVRAFGENLDDEIAKLHLELKTGTYKPSPVLRVEIPKPDGKKRPLGIPTVRDRVVQQALLNVFQPIYDPDFHPSSYGYRPGRSCQQAVAKAERFMNRYGLTHVVDMDLSKCFDRLDHDLILQEVNRKVSDGSVLQLIRLFLEAGVMADGVFEESGVGRPQGGVISPLLTNIYLDYFDRAMKEKGIRIVRYADDILIFARTPRQAERYMKTAYEILEGELKLVVNKEKTHITSVYEGVAYFGFIIYPKHVSIHPKKIKAFKETIRQLTPRNHGMNVEEMVRRLNPILRGRINYFRIANCKRVIRELMGWIRRRLRMKKMLEWKSWKAVHKALRRRGYKGEFEKISMRRWRNSASPLISMALPNTWFDESGLINLERYEVGILIVIMKAND; from the coding sequence ATGAAGTACTACAGCCTAATTGACAAAGTATACCGTATCGAGAACCTGAAGAAGGCATACGGCGCCGTCAAGGCGAACAATGGCGCTCCCGGAGTAGACGGGCAGACCGTGCGAGCCTTCGGCGAGAACCTAGACGACGAAATAGCCAAACTTCATCTTGAACTCAAGACCGGAACGTACAAACCAAGCCCAGTCCTGAGGGTAGAGATACCCAAACCGGATGGAAAGAAAAGGCCGCTTGGGATACCTACCGTAAGGGACAGGGTAGTCCAGCAGGCACTGCTTAATGTATTTCAGCCAATCTATGACCCAGACTTTCACCCGTCAAGCTATGGATACCGACCGGGGCGATCCTGCCAGCAGGCAGTAGCCAAAGCCGAGAGATTTATGAACCGGTATGGACTTACACATGTAGTAGACATGGACCTCTCCAAATGCTTTGACCGTCTTGACCATGACCTAATCCTTCAAGAAGTGAACCGGAAAGTTAGCGACGGTTCTGTACTGCAATTAATCCGGCTATTCCTGGAGGCAGGAGTCATGGCAGACGGGGTCTTTGAAGAAAGCGGAGTAGGGAGACCGCAAGGCGGGGTAATATCGCCCCTTCTCACTAACATCTACCTGGACTACTTCGACCGGGCGATGAAAGAGAAGGGAATCCGCATAGTCCGCTATGCGGATGATATCCTCATCTTCGCCAGGACACCCCGGCAGGCAGAAAGGTATATGAAGACTGCCTATGAAATCCTTGAAGGTGAGCTCAAGCTCGTCGTCAACAAGGAAAAGACGCATATAACCAGCGTCTATGAGGGTGTAGCCTACTTTGGGTTTATCATCTACCCCAAGCATGTAAGCATCCACCCCAAGAAAATAAAGGCCTTCAAAGAAACCATCCGCCAGCTGACACCCCGGAACCATGGCATGAATGTAGAAGAAATGGTCAGAAGGCTTAACCCCATCCTGCGGGGGCGGATTAACTACTTCCGCATAGCGAACTGTAAGAGAGTAATTCGCGAACTCATGGGATGGATACGCCGACGGCTGAGAATGAAGAAGATGCTGGAATGGAAGAGTTGGAAGGCGGTACACAAAGCCCTTCGCCGTCGAGGTTATAAGGGGGAATTTGAGAAAATATCCATGCGAAGATGGAGAAACTCAGCCAGTCCACTCATCTCGATGGCCCTTCCGAACACCTGGTTTGACGAAAGCGGCTTAATTAACCTCGAAAGATATGAGGTTGGCATCTTGATCGTTATTATGAAAGCTAACGACTGA
- a CDS encoding (2Fe-2S)-binding protein, with amino-acid sequence MKVSIEMTVNDMTVRREIKPNTTLLEFIREEIGLTGTKAGCENGECGACTVIMDGKPVRSCIILAVEADGAVITTVEGLAQKDKLHPLQQSFIKNDAVQCGFCTPGMLMAAKALYDRTPAPGEGEIAEAMSGHLCRCTGYKSIEEAIKDALRTKNK; translated from the coding sequence GTGAAAGTAAGCATTGAAATGACTGTAAATGATATGACTGTTCGCCGTGAAATCAAGCCAAACACAACTCTGTTAGAATTTATCAGGGAAGAAATAGGGTTGACCGGTACAAAAGCAGGATGCGAAAATGGCGAGTGCGGTGCCTGTACCGTTATTATGGACGGTAAACCGGTTAGGTCATGCATAATCTTAGCTGTAGAGGCTGATGGTGCAGTAATAACTACTGTAGAAGGGCTTGCCCAAAAAGATAAGCTCCATCCTTTACAGCAGTCTTTTATAAAAAACGATGCAGTTCAGTGCGGCTTCTGTACTCCCGGAATGCTTATGGCAGCAAAAGCACTGTACGACAGAACCCCTGCTCCGGGTGAAGGGGAAATAGCAGAGGCAATGAGCGGGCATCTTTGTCGGTGCACGGGATATAAATCCATAGAAGAAGCTATAAAAGATGCCTTAAGGACGAAAAACAAATAG
- a CDS encoding FAD binding domain-containing protein, which yields MLPDFDYVKPKCIDEALQYLEKEGSKALAGGTDMIVNLRAEKITPELLVDIKGLEELRGIKKVDEGVWIGALTVIDDIVHSPLLHAYRALVQGAKVLGCLEIRYRATIGGNICNGSPSADTLPGLLLYNAEIELVSRHGKRRMALEDFLKGPGRVDLNRGELLKGIILPSPPPNADSRYYRKSRVKGMDLSSVSVAVFARDLNRPQDTEIRIALGAVMPTVSRMKKAEQFLSENKPFSEDKLNKAIGIILNEVSPRKSSLRATPEYKKEMVKVLIKQAIKEMSGGVESESKH from the coding sequence TTGCTACCCGATTTTGATTATGTAAAACCGAAATGTATAGACGAAGCACTGCAGTATTTGGAGAAGGAAGGTTCTAAAGCGCTTGCAGGTGGAACCGATATGATTGTTAACTTAAGAGCAGAAAAAATAACTCCTGAGCTCCTTGTAGATATAAAAGGTCTGGAAGAACTTAGGGGTATAAAAAAGGTCGATGAAGGGGTCTGGATTGGAGCACTTACAGTTATTGATGACATCGTTCATTCACCCCTTTTGCACGCATACAGGGCACTGGTTCAAGGGGCAAAGGTTCTAGGCTGCCTTGAGATACGATATAGAGCTACTATAGGCGGCAATATTTGCAATGGGTCACCGAGTGCCGATACGCTTCCGGGTCTGCTTCTATACAATGCCGAAATAGAGCTTGTATCAAGGCATGGGAAACGCCGGATGGCACTTGAAGACTTTTTGAAGGGCCCGGGAAGAGTAGACTTAAACCGGGGAGAACTCTTGAAAGGGATAATTTTACCATCACCTCCGCCAAATGCTGACAGCAGATACTATAGAAAAAGCCGGGTAAAGGGTATGGACCTCTCATCGGTCAGTGTAGCAGTATTTGCACGGGATTTGAATAGGCCACAGGATACTGAAATTCGAATAGCCCTTGGTGCCGTTATGCCCACTGTTTCACGAATGAAAAAAGCAGAACAGTTCCTATCCGAGAACAAACCCTTTTCTGAAGATAAATTAAACAAAGCCATAGGCATAATACTAAATGAAGTTTCCCCCAGGAAGAGCAGTTTGAGAGCCACACCCGAATACAAGAAGGAAATGGTAAAAGTATTGATAAAACAGGCTATCAAAGAGATGTCAGGGGGTGTCGAAAGTGAAAGTAAGCATTGA